A single Mus caroli chromosome 15, CAROLI_EIJ_v1.1, whole genome shotgun sequence DNA region contains:
- the LOC110311085 gene encoding keratin, type II cytoskeletal 6B, translated as MSTKTTIKSQTSHRGYSASSARVPGLNRSGFSSVSVCRSRGSGGSGAMCGGTGFGSRSLYGVGSSKRISIGGGSCGIGGGYGSRFGGGFGTGGGAGSGFGFGGGAGFGGGYGGAGFPVCPPGGIQEVTINQNLLTPLNLQIDPTIQRVRTEEREQIKTLNNKFASFIDKVRFLEQQNKVLDTKWALLXEQGTKTVRQNLEPMFEQYISNLRRQLDXIIGERGRLDSELRNMQDTVEDYKSKYEDEINKRSKAENEFVTVKKDVDAAYMTKVELQAKADSLVEEINFLRVIYEAELSQMQTHISDTSVVLSMDNNRSLNLDSIIAEVKAQXEDIAQRSRAEAESWYQTKYEELQVTAGRHGDDLRNTKQEIAEINRMIQRLRSEIDHVKKQCANLQAAIADAEQRGEMALKDARGKLEGLEDALQKAKQXMARLLKEYQELMNVKLALDVEIATYRKLLEGEECRLNGEGVGPVNISVVQSTVSSGYGSAGGASSSLGLGGGSSYSYGSSRGLGGGFSAGSGRGIGGGLSSSVGSSSTIKYTTSASSSRKSYRH; from the exons ATGTCTACCAAAACCACCATCAAGAGTCAAACGAGCCACCGTGGCTACAGTGCCAGCTCAGCCAGAGTGCCTGGGCTCAACCGCTCTGGCTTCAGCAGTGTGTCCGTGTGCCGCTCCCGGGGCAGCGGTGGCTCCGGTGCAATGTGTGGAGGAACTGGCTTTGGCAGCAGGAGCCTCTATGGCGTGGGGAGCTCCAAGAGAATCTCCATCGGAGGGGGCAGTTGTGGCATTGGAGGAGGCTATGGCAGCCGATTTGGAGGAGGCTTCGGCACTGGAGGTGGAGCTGGTAGTGGCTTTGGCTTCGGTGGTGGAGCTGGCTTTGGTGGTGGCTATGGGGGAGCTGGCTTCCCGGTGTGCCCACCTGGAGGCATCCAAGAGGTCACCATAAACCAGAACCTCCTCACCCCCCTGAACCTGCAAATCGACCCCACCATCCAGCGGGTCAGGACTGAGGAGAGGGAGCAGATCAAGACCCTCAACAACAAGTTTGCCTCCTTCATTGACAAG GTGCGGTTCCTGGAGCAGCAGAACAAGGTCCTGGACACCAAGTGGGCCCTGCTGCANGAGCAGGGCACCAAGACCGTGAGGCAGAATCTGGAGCCTATGTTTGAGCAGTACATCAGCAACCTCCGCAGACAGCTGGACNGCATCATTGGAGAGAGGGGTCGCCTGGACTCAGAGCTGAGGAACATGCAGGACACAGTGGAGGATTACAAGAGCAA ATATGAAGATGAAATCAACAAGCGTTCAAAAGCAGAGAATGAATTTGTAACCGTGAAGAAG GATGTCGATGCTGCCTACATGACCAAGGTTGAACTGCAAGCCAAGGCAGACAGTCTGGTAGAGGAGATCAACTTCCTGAGAGTTATTTATGAGGCA GAACTGTCTCAGATGCAAACTCACATCTCAGACACATCTGTGGTCCTCTCCATGGACAACAACCGATCCCTGAACCTGGACAGCATCATCGCTGAGGTCAAGGCCCAGTANGAGGACATTGCTCAGAGAAGTCGGGCTGAAGCTGAGTCCTGGTACCAGACTAAA TATGAGGAGCTGCAGGTCACAGCTGGCAGACATGGGGACGACCTGCGCAACACCAAGCAGGAAATCGCTGAGATCAACCGCATGATCCAGAGGCTGAGATCTGAGATCGACCACGTTAAGAAGCAG TGTGCCAACCTGCAAGCTGCTATTGCTGATGCTGAGCAACGTGGGGAGATGGCCCTGAAGGATGCCAGGGGCAAGCTGGAAGGGCTGGAGGATGCCCTGCAGAAGGCCAAACAGGANATGGCCAGGCTGCTGAAGGAGTACCAGGAACTCATGAATGTCAAGCTGGCCCTGGATGTGGAAATTGCCACCTACAGGAAGTTGCTGGAAGGAGAGGAGTGCAG GTTGAATGGTGAAGGTGTTGGACCAGTCAACATCT CTGTGGTGCAGTCCACCGTGTCCAGCGGCTATGGCAGTGCAGGTGGTGCCAGCAGTAGCTTAGGCCTGGGTGGAGGCAGCAGCTACTCCTATGGTAGCAGCCGAGGCCTTGGAGGTGGCTTCAGTGCTGGCAGTGGCAGAGGCATCGGAGGTGgcctcagctcttctgtgggAAGCTCTTCTACCATCAAATACACCACCAGCGCCTCCTCCAGCAGGAAGAGTTACCGGCACTGA